The nucleotide window GAACTCATCGAGGAGGCGGACGTGATGGTCGACGCCACCCCGTCGGGCATCGGTGCGGAGAACAAGTCCTTGTACGAAGAACGCGATACGCCCGCGCTCTACCAGGGCGGCGAGGACGCCGATCTCGTCGATACGAGCTTCAACGCCCGCGCGAACTTCGCCGACGCCGCGGGGGCCGACCACGTGCGCGTCGTCTCGTGCAACACGACAGGGTTGTCGCGGCTCGTCGCCCCGCTCGAAGAGGAGTACGGCATCGAAAAGGTGCGCGCGACGCTCGTCCGGCGCGGCGGCGACCCCGCTCAGACCGACCGCGGCCCGATCAACGACATCCTGCCGAACCCGCGGACGATCCCCTCCCACCACGGGCCCGACGTCCAGACGATCTTCCCCGATCTCGCCATCGACACCTTGGGGCTCAAGGTGCCCGCGACCCTGATGCACACCCACTCGATCAACGTCTCCCTGAACGGGGACGCAACCGCTGACGAGGTCCGGGAGCTGCTCGACTCCCAATCACGGACGTTCGTCATCCCCGAACACCTCGACATCGACGGCGCGGGCAAACTCAAGGAGTTCGCGCTCGACGCCGGCCGCCCGCGCGGCGACCTCTGGGAGAACTGCATCTGGGGCGAGTCGATCTCCGTCGAGGGCGACGACCTCTACCTGTTCCAGGCGATCCACCAGGAATCCGACGTCGTCCCCGAGAACATCGATGCCATCCGCGCGGTGAGCGAGACGGCCGACGCCGACGAAAGCATCGAGACGACGAACGACGCCCTCGGCATGGGTTTCTGAGACCTCACGAACACGAATCACAATCTGGCCGAAACGCAGGTGTTGGTCGATCATCTCGACGATGATCGGTCGCAATCGTTCCCCTGACGCGAACCCTTTTGTCCCGTCCGCACCAACCGATGGTCATGCAACCGGGCGACCGTGACGACAGCGATCCCTTCGACGACATCTTCGACGAAATCGAGCGGATGATGAACGGCATGATGAACGGCAACGTCGACATCCGAACCGAGGGGATGGGCACCGACGCCCACATCGATATCCAAGAGGACGGCGAGCTCGTGCGCGTGATCGCCGACATGCCGGGCGTCGCCAAGGACGCCATCGATCTCACCTGCGACGGTCGCCACGTCACCATCGACGCCGCGAGCAACCGCCGCGAGTTCGACGAACGCGTCTCGCTGCCGGTCCGCGTCGACGAACAGTCCGCGAACGCCTCCTACAACAACGGCGTCCTCGAAGTCGTCTTCGAGCGCGCCGACACCTCCGCCGACATCGACCTCTAAGCACCCACTTTTTTACTCGTCGGGTGCGCGCGGAGCGCGCACCTCTCCTCGCAAAAACCTGGACTAAAAACTCCCCGCTCGCTCACTACGTTCGCTCGCGGCGAACCGCGCTCGTTGCACTCGCACGGATAGGACCACTCTCCGCAACCGGCCCGCACAGCACCGCCGAAGCCCTCGACTGCTCGCTACGCTCACAGTCTCGCCCTTCATCCGCCAGGACAACACCGCTACCGCAACCGCACCGCGGCCGCCACAATCGGCCGCACCGCGATCACACTTGAGCTTCGATCAGGGCCGCGAGATCGTCGTAGAACCGGGGTTCGTACTTCGTTTCGTCGTCGATCGTCGGGCGCGCGTTGGTCTCGGAAACCACTACGCGATCGTCGGTGACGAGTAGATCGACGCCGAGCCACGGGATGTCGAGCAGTCGTGCAGTGCGCTCGGCGAGATCTCGGAGATCGTCGGAGAGATCCACGCCCGTGGCCTCGGCCCCCCGGTGGACGTTGTGTTTCCAGTCGCCCGCGGCGCGGGCCGCGTCAGGGAGTCGGCGCTCAACCGCGCCTGCGTAGCGTCCGTCGATACACATCGCGCGGTAGTCGGTCGCGTCCTCGATATATTCCTGGACCAGAAACGAACGGTCGCCAGTCGCCGGATTCCGGTGGATGAGCCCGAGATAGTCCGCCACGCCGAGAAACGAATCGCGATCGGTGATCTTCACCACGCCCGTCCCCCGCGTCGTCGAGTTCGGTTTCACGACGATCGGCGGATCGAATCGGGAGAACAGCTCCACGAGCTCGGCCTCGTCAATGGGGTTCGAGATCAGCGTCGTCCGCGGGACGGGGAGTCCCGCGCGCGCGAGGCGGGCGATGACCCCGGCCTTGTTCCGCGAGGTCAAGATCGCGTCGCGGTCGTTGACCCACGGTACGTCGAGCAGCGCGTCGGCGACGCCACCCTCCATGAGGCGCGACGGATGGACGAAGCCGACGTCGAAGCCTGCCCACTCGTCGTCTGGATCGGTGATCGAGACGGTTCGCTCCTCGGTTGCGACGTGGCGAACCTCGATGCCGCGCTCGGCGAGCGGGGCGGCCATTCGCTCGAAGGTCTCCTTCCGTGTGGCGACGGCGAGAGTGAGCATGGAGGCGAAAACGGTCGCAGAAAGCCTTATCTGACGAGCAGTTCGGCACCGCGCTCGACGGTGACGTCACAGGGCGAGCCGAGCTTGTTGTACGCACGTCGGAGCGCCTCTTTGGCCACGTCGGCCTGATCGACGTCACACCAGATGGTGAAGATGCGCTCGTTGGCATCGACGCGGGCAGCGGTGCCCACGGGTTTGCCGAACGCCTGGCGCATCCCGTCCGAAACGCGGTCCGCGCCCGCGCCGGTCGCCTGTTTGTTCTCCCGAAGCACGTGATGGGGGAACTTCCGGAGGATCATCTTGTAGTTGCCCTCGCCGAGATTCTTGAGGAGATAGCGGTTCGCCGAGAGCCGTGAAGATTCGAGCGCGCCGTGGCGGAGCTGGATCTCCTCCTCGACCGAGAGGCTGATCTGGACCGGGAACTCCTCGGGGTCGGCGCGGACGTCGCCCATCTTGTGCTGGGCGATCTTCGACCCGGGAATGCCGGTGATATACTCCTTGCGGGTGTATGCGGGTTTGGATATCTCCCGATACATCGAGGCGGGTTTGTCGGCCATGGGAATCGGAGGCCGAGGGCGCGAATAAACCCTTCGAAGCCACCGTAGCGGGCGGGAAACACCCGCGACGGGGCTTTATTCGTCGAGGCACTACCCGCTACGTGAACCAACTCGTCGACGGGGAGTGGCGGACCGACATCTACGAAACGACGAACGACGACGGAGAATTCGACAGAGAGGAGACCAGTTTCAGGAACTGGGTGAAAGCCGATCCCGACGCGGAATTCCCGGCCGAGGCGGGGCGCTACCATCTCTACGTCTCCTATGCCTGCCCGTGGGCACACCGGACGCTCGTGACGCGCGCACTACGCGGCCTCGAGGACGTCATCTCGGTCGATATCGTCGATCCCTACCGCGAGAACGACGGCTGGCAGTTCACACCCACGCGCGAGGGCGCGACGACCGACTCGCAGAACGATTTCGACTACCTCCGGGAAACCTACGTCGCGGCCGATCCCGATTTCACGGGTCGCGTGACTGTGCCCGTGCTCTGGGACAAAGAAAAGGAGACCATCGTCAACAACGAATCCGAGGAGATCATGCGGATGCTCGACACGGCCTTCGCGGAGTTCGGCAACGACGTAACCCTCTATCCCGAGGGCTATCGAGAGGCGATCGACGAGACCATCGACGCCATCTACGATCCCATCAACAACGGCGTCTATCGGGCAGGCTTCGCCGACACGCAGGAGGCCTACGAGAACGCCGTCGGCGATCTCTTCGACGCGCTCGACCACTGGGAGGGAGTGCTCGCCGACCAGCGCTATCTCTGTGGCGACGTCCCCACCGAAGCCGACGTCGCCATGTTCACGACGCTCGTCAGGTTCGACGATGTCTACCATACCCACTTCAAATGCAACGTCCGAAAGATCGCCGAATATCCCAACCTCTGGAACTACCTGAAGGAGCTCTACCAACTGCCTGGCGTGGCCGACACGGTATGGATGGACCACATCACGGAACACTACTACGAGACCCACACCGACGTCAATCCGAAAGGCATCGTCGCCGTCGGTCCCGATCACGATTTCGACGCCGACCACGATCGCGATCGGCTGGCCGGTGGGCCGCCCGAGGAACTTCGGCAGACCACCTCGACCGCCGACTGAGGCCCCGTCGCAAGCAATCGACCGCTACGTGCTGCGAAAACAGTTCGCTGCGGCGTCGATACACCACCTGAACCCGCCAGACACATCAAAACACCTCATCAGCGGAGAGCACCCGTCTGCAATCATCGCGCTGTAGCGGCTAGTCGCCAAACAGTCGAGCAAAGAATCCACTGGATTCGTCCTGTACCTCGTCAGACTGCGTGGAGTTCATGCCGACTGCAGCAGTACCGTTGAGAAGATCTTCGACTGAATGCCCTATCCACTCGGCGAATTCCACAGGGGCACCGATGTAGACGCTGGTAGCGGATTTCTCGGACATGAACCGTTTGGGCAGGCGCTTCTCGTAGTCATACACTTCGTATTCTTCGCGGTCGAAGTCAGCGGTGATCGCGCCGGGTTCGGATGCGAACGTAATGCGACCACCCTGAATATCACGCTGCCATTTCAGACGCCCCGTGTCGTACGTTTTCTCGGCCGGTTCGTCGGCAGGGAAATATTCGGGCTGCGGTCGGTCGGCTTCGTCGTAGAACTCGCGGAAGATCTGCCGAACGTCTTCGATGGTTCCGTGCGAATCGGTCCACGGTCGCTCGGTGAGCATCCGGCGGGCGACGTAACTGAAGATCGGGTTCCGGCGCTCCAGCACGTTCGAAAGGTCGTCTTGGGCTTCATGGAACCCCGGATCTTCCGGATTGGACGGGAAGGAGACGTCCATATTCAGGATCTTCATTCGGTTGCGGAACTCCGATGTCGGAAGCGCGTCGTTCGTCGTGAAAATCAAACAGGGTTGATCGACACTGGTTGGCATCCAGTCGCTCCAGTAGTTTCGGATCGGACTCCATCCATGGAGTTTCTCCTTCTCCGCATCGATGATGGCATACGGGAAGCTAGTGTCCCACTCACGGATACCGCGGATCGCCTTGACACCGATCTCGTCCGCGTCGACTCCTGAGATAACCGTATTGTCGGAGATGAGCCGAAGGATGTACTCGGTGAGCTTGTCCTTCCCGGCGTCGCTCTTCCCCTCGATGTAGAGGTGTTGAAGAACGTTGTCAAGCGTCCGTGACGGCGACGACAAGGCCTCGGCGTACTGATTGGCGAACGGAGCCCAGAACCCATAGAGGAACGCTTCGTACATCTTTGCCATCACTGCGGTCTCGGATTGCGTGTGGCCGTGGTTTTCGACGGTCTCGATGTATTCCTCGATGGTTTCGAGGCAGTGATTCAGGACTCCGGATGTCGGATCCTCGGTGGCGACGAGGATCATCTCGTCGTCCTCTCCGATCACGATCTGTTCGGCCTCTGGAAGAACCGACATCGTCGGAATGGCCGTCGACTCCCTGACCTGGTTGTTGTACGCACTCAGCGGCGCGACGATGCTATGATCTTCGACAGTGCCACCGCGGTTGCGAAGACCGATCCCGAACTCGTCGGCGACGTCCTTGTCGACCGTGCTCGTACCCATCCGTATCTTTTCCTCGGGTGCGCGGACCCGCGGCCGGTCAAGCGTGTCAGTCAAGCCCGTCTCGTGGGCCGATTCAACGAGCCCGACCTCCGGTGGTTCTGCGGTGCTGTCAGTCGTCTCGGAATGGTTCTCGTCGGTCGAATCGTCGCGCTCGGTGATATTCCGGTCGGCGTTCTCGGGTCCTTCGACGAACGCGACAGTCTCAGCAGCCTCCTCTGGATCATCGACAACTGCGGTGATCCGATCAGCGACAGCTTTCAGATCCTCGACCGCATCCCGATTCAGAGCGGCTGTGTCGCTCATGTCGAGGTCACCGGCACCGACCCAGTACTCGATACGATTTTCCCGCTCTTGAGGCGAGTCCGCCCCCGCGATCGCTTCGACCAAGCCTTCGAGGAGCGTTTGATCGCTATACCTCTCCCGATACTCGTCGATGAACGTCTCGAACGCCTCGTCGAACTCTGTCCCGATGTCGGTCGTGAAAACGGAGATCTGGTTGGTATGATACTCCCACGAGTTCCGCGAGAGATTCGCTGACCCCTGCACGAGTTTTACCGTGTCGTCCGGCATGACGATCCGATAGATCTTCGAATGTACGGTCTTGCGATTCTTCAACCGAATCACGAGACGATCGTCTTGGCGCAACTGGACGAGTGAGCGGGCCGTCGAAACCTCGTTGACGTGATCCGCGTAGTTGTCGGCGTTCCCGATGAGCACGTCCAGCGATCCGACGCCGTACTCCGTCAGCATCGTCACCATCAGCTCGGGCGTCTCGGCGTACGTCACAGCGTCCACGTGACGAGCACCCTCGAATAGATCGAGAAAATCAGCTCGTTGCTTTACCATCTCCAAGCGGTATCCGGCGGCACCTGGGCCGTAGAACTCCGGCATATCGGAAAACCTATCGAACGAGATAGTCGCTGTCAGCTTATCCATACGGAGAACAACGGACTGGAGTGAATAAGTCCATGCCTGTATTACTCTCACATGAAGATAGATGTGTTTCGTTCTCACACACGAGTACGAAAGCACCCCCATCTCAATATGGGGTATTATCTATTCTCTATTTCAAAACCGCCACACATCTCGGGAATAATCGAGCTTCGAGTTTGAATATTTGAGTGGAAAAATCATATGTACCACGAGGGCCGACGATGGGTGAATCAGGTCGGAATTCGTAGACGGAGCGTACGAGTGGGCGTGAGCGCGTCAGGCACGTCGTGGAGCTGTTGGAGGAGCCCACCCCGGTGCAGACGATCGCCGACCGCGCGGAAGTTTCGCGTGCAACCGCCGACGACGAGCTCGAGCATCGGCTCACGGAGCTGAAGGAAGACGTCAATGATTTCAGGTATGATCCCTTTCCGCTTCGGATTTGGATCGGAGGAGACGACAGTTCATTCGCTCATGTGTCGTCGGCAAAACGAGTGCCACCTCCGGGTTTGAGCCGAAGGAAGACGTGCCACTCTCTTCGCTCGTTACGCGTGACTTCCACAGTTCAAATCCGTCCGGTATTCCTTCTCGACCGTTCGCGTCGCTCACGGTCTCGAAGTATGCCGCCTCCCGGATTTGAACCGGAGCAAGACGGTCCTGCTCGTTCGCCTCACTCACAGTACGGGCTGCGACTTGCGGGGTTCAAATCGCGGTCCGAATGCAGATTTCCTGCTCACAGACTCGGTCGCATCGCTCCCTCGCTGGTTCGCGGAGAAATCATGCCGCCTCCCGGATTTGAACCGGGGACAGCTCGATCTTCAGTCGAGTGCTCTCCCAGTCTGAGCTAAGGCGGCTCACTCCGATCGATGTCGACCCAACGAAAAAGGATTTCGAAAGGCGGCTCAGTGGACGAACAGATCCGCCACGTCGAACTCGGTCCCGCAGTCGGTGCAGACGTAGCCGAGCCCGTCCTGGGTCTGCACGTGACCACCGCATTCGGGACACGTCGAGCCGGATATCATCACCGTAATTTCGCCACGGCGGGCAAAGCCACTTTCGCTCGGCGAACGTCGCCCGACCGGTTTTTGCGCTCCAGCGACAACTCACACCATGACGTCTTCACAGACGGTGGCGGCGCTCTTCGCGCTCGCGATGCTGGTGTTCGCGGCGGGGTTCGTGGTCATCATCCTCCTCAGTTGATCGACGAAGTCACAGAATCCGATGGACCCCGGCGGAGTCGAATCGCCCTCGATCCAGAATTCGCTGCTCGCTGTCGCTCACAGGAACTGAGTGGGCTCGGGCGGAGTCGAACCACCGATCTCGGCCTTGTAAAGGCCGCGTCATAACCAACTAGACCACGAGCCCTCATCGGGAGAACTGCCGCACGTCGAATAACCCTTTCTCTCTGTCGGAACGTTTAGGCCTCCGCTCGTCAATTCCCATCCGTGAACCGCGGGCGCGTTCTCAACGTCCTGTTCGCGCTGGCCGTCGTCGCGCTGGCCCTGACGACGGCCGTCGCCACCGGCGTCGTGCCGCCGCCAGCGACGCTGTTCGACACCGGCGAGTACGATCACGCCGAGATCATGATCACGAACAACTGCTCACAGGAGTTGGGGACGGTCGACGTCCGCATCGCCGAATCGCGCCAGCAGAAGATCGTCGGCCTCTCCGAGACCGCCACCCTCCGGAACGGCTCGGGCATGCTCTTCCCATACGACGAATCGGGCGACCACACCTACGTGATGCGCGGGATGGACTTCCCGCTCGACATCGTGTTCATTGGGGACGACGGTCGCATCAACGCCATCGAGAGCGCGCCCGCACCCGGACCGAACCAGGACGGCAACGACATCCAACGCACCGGCACGGGGAAATACGTCCTCGAAGTACCTCGCGGCTGGATGGAGAGTCACGGGATCGATGTCGGTCATCGCGTAACGGTCGACCGCTCGTGAACCGGCGGCGACATCCGAGTTCGAGGGTATGGAAGTGGTTCACAGGCCCGAGAAGCCTTTTAGGTGCGCATCCGCTTTATTGGTTCAATGAGTTTTTCTTCCGACGACGAGGATCCTTTTGAGGATCAACGGGAGGGGACCGACAACGCCATGCGACGGCTGTTCGCCGAGTACGGTCGCAAGAACGCTTTCTCCTTTCTCGTCGGCACGCTGACGAGTCTGGTCGCGCGGATGCTCGATCTGCTGCCGCCGCTACTGCTCGGTATCGCCATCGACGCCGTGCTCAATCAGAACCAGCCGTTCGGGCTGGGGCCGGTTCCACAGGCGTGGTTGCCGACCACCCGCACCCAGCAATTCTGGCTCATCGCCGGCATCATCGCCTTCGCCTTCTTCGGCGGCGCGATCTTCCATTACGGGCGCAATTGGGGCTGGAACTCCTTCTCGCAGAACATCCAGCATCAGATCCGGACGGACACCTACGACAAGATGCAGCGGCTGAACATGGATTTCTTCGCCGACAAACAGACCGGCGAGATGATGTCCGTGCTCTCGAACGACGTGAATCGGTTGGAGCAGTTCTTGAATGGCGGGATGAACTCGGTGTTCCGGCTCACGGCGATGGTGCTCGGGATCGCGACCGTCATGTTCCTCACGAACTGGCAGCTCGCGCTCATCGCGCTCTCGCCGATCCCGCTGATCGGGGGGTTCACCTACTACTTCGTGAAGAAGATCCAGCCCAAGTACGCCGCCGTCCGCTCGTCGGTCGGCGAGATGAACTCCCGCCTCGAAAACAACCTCGGCGGGATCCAGGTGATCAAATCCACCAACACCGAGGGGTACGAGTCCGACCGCGTCGACGACGTCTCGCAGTCGTACTACGATGCCCAGTGGGGAGCGATCAAGGTGCGCATCAAGTTCTTCCCCACGCTGCGCGTCATCTCGGGGATCGGCTTCGTCGCGACGTTCATCGTCGGCGGCATCTGGGTGTTCCAGGGTCCACCGGGGCCGTTCACGAGCAACCTCTCGGTCGGGCTGTTCACCACGTTCATCCTCTACACGCAGCGGTTCATCTGGCCGATGGCGCAGTTCGGCCAGATCATCAACATGTATCAGCGCGCCCGCGCCTCCGCCGAGCGCATCTTCGGGCTGATGGACGAACCGAGCCGGCTCGCACAGGATCCCGACGCCGAGGAACTCGCCGTTTCGGAGGGACGCGTCGAATACGACGACGTGAACTTCGGCTACGACGAGGACGAGCGCACGGTCAAGGACGTCTCCTTCGACGTGGCCGGTGGTGAGACAGTCGCGCTCGTCGGTCCCACGGGAGCGGGGAAATCCACCGTGCTGAAACTCCTCCTCCGGATGTACGACGTCGACGACGGCGAGATCCGGATCGACGGCCAGGACATCGGTGACGTGACGCTGTCGAGCCTGCGCCGGTCGATCGGTTACGTGAGTCAAGACTCCTATCTGTTCTACGGCACGGTGAAGGAGAACATCGCCTACGGGAGTTTCGACGCCACCGACGAGGAGATCGTCGACGCCGCGAAGGCGGCCGAGGCCCACGAGTTCATCGAGAACCTCCCGGATGGCTACGAGACGATGGCCGGCGAGCGCGGCGTCAAACTCTCGGGCGGCCAGCGCCAGCGCATCACCATCGCACGAGCGATCCTCAAGGACCCCGCGATCCTCGTGCTCGACGAGGCGACTTCGGACGTCGACACCGAGACGGAGATGCTCATCCAGCGCAGCCTCGACCGGCTGACCGAGGATCGCACCACCTTCTCGATCGCCCACCGACTCTCGACGATCAAGGACGCCGACGGGATCGTCGTCTTGGAAGATGGCCAGGTGAAAGAACACGGCACCCACGAGGAACTGCTCGAACTGGGCGAGCTGTATGCGAACCTCTGGGCCGTCCAGGCCGGCGAGATCGACGAACTTCCCGAAGAGTTCGTCGAGCGCGCGACCCAGAGACAGGCCCAGACGGAAGCCGGAACGGGCGACTAGAGCGACTGCTCGTCGTCGCCGTCGGTCGCGGTCGAGGGGCCGCGATCGGAGTAGTTCTCGCGGCCGATCGCGTCGTCGCCGACCAGATTCAGGATCATCGTTTCGAGCTCGGCGGCATCCTGGTAGGTCTGCTCCTCGTCCTGCAGCGGCGCGAGCAGTTCGTCGAGACGCGTCTCGCCGTCGGGCAGTCCGATCTCGGCGTCGCCGTGTTCGTCGACGAGCGTCTCGTGATCGATCGGGTAGTCGAACGATTCCATGCGATCGCCGAACTCACCGAACTCGACGCCATGCTGTCGCGTGTCGTCTACGTCAGTCATGCATCATATCTGCACGGAGCACGGTCAAATCAGTTCTGCCTGCTTAAGCCGCTGGCTCCGTTCGTCGGGATATGCAGCTCACCGAGGCGACGTGGACCGACGCCGACGGGCTCGATACGGACCTCGCACTCCTCCCCGTCGGCAGCACCGAACAGCACGGCCCGCACGCCCCG belongs to Halococcus qingdaonensis and includes:
- a CDS encoding type II glyceraldehyde-3-phosphate dehydrogenase → MLSVGVNGYGTIGKRVADAVVAQPDMELVGVAKTRPNYEAERAVTNGYPLYAAIEERAEKFDAADIELAGLVEELIEEADVMVDATPSGIGAENKSLYEERDTPALYQGGEDADLVDTSFNARANFADAAGADHVRVVSCNTTGLSRLVAPLEEEYGIEKVRATLVRRGGDPAQTDRGPINDILPNPRTIPSHHGPDVQTIFPDLAIDTLGLKVPATLMHTHSINVSLNGDATADEVRELLDSQSRTFVIPEHLDIDGAGKLKEFALDAGRPRGDLWENCIWGESISVEGDDLYLFQAIHQESDVVPENIDAIRAVSETADADESIETTNDALGMGF
- a CDS encoding Hsp20/alpha crystallin family protein encodes the protein MQPGDRDDSDPFDDIFDEIERMMNGMMNGNVDIRTEGMGTDAHIDIQEDGELVRVIADMPGVAKDAIDLTCDGRHVTIDAASNRREFDERVSLPVRVDEQSANASYNNGVLEVVFERADTSADIDL
- a CDS encoding ATP-grasp domain-containing protein → MLTLAVATRKETFERMAAPLAERGIEVRHVATEERTVSITDPDDEWAGFDVGFVHPSRLMEGGVADALLDVPWVNDRDAILTSRNKAGVIARLARAGLPVPRTTLISNPIDEAELVELFSRFDPPIVVKPNSTTRGTGVVKITDRDSFLGVADYLGLIHRNPATGDRSFLVQEYIEDATDYRAMCIDGRYAGAVERRLPDAARAAGDWKHNVHRGAEATGVDLSDDLRDLAERTARLLDIPWLGVDLLVTDDRVVVSETNARPTIDDETKYEPRFYDDLAALIEAQV
- a CDS encoding 50S ribosomal protein L16, with the protein product MADKPASMYREISKPAYTRKEYITGIPGSKIAQHKMGDVRADPEEFPVQISLSVEEEIQLRHGALESSRLSANRYLLKNLGEGNYKMILRKFPHHVLRENKQATGAGADRVSDGMRQAFGKPVGTAARVDANERIFTIWCDVDQADVAKEALRRAYNKLGSPCDVTVERGAELLVR
- a CDS encoding glutathione S-transferase family protein, whose translation is MNQLVDGEWRTDIYETTNDDGEFDREETSFRNWVKADPDAEFPAEAGRYHLYVSYACPWAHRTLVTRALRGLEDVISVDIVDPYRENDGWQFTPTREGATTDSQNDFDYLRETYVAADPDFTGRVTVPVLWDKEKETIVNNESEEIMRMLDTAFAEFGNDVTLYPEGYREAIDETIDAIYDPINNGVYRAGFADTQEAYENAVGDLFDALDHWEGVLADQRYLCGDVPTEADVAMFTTLVRFDDVYHTHFKCNVRKIAEYPNLWNYLKELYQLPGVADTVWMDHITEHYYETHTDVNPKGIVAVGPDHDFDADHDRDRLAGGPPEELRQTTSTAD
- a CDS encoding DUF192 domain-containing protein codes for the protein MNRGRVLNVLFALAVVALALTTAVATGVVPPPATLFDTGEYDHAEIMITNNCSQELGTVDVRIAESRQQKIVGLSETATLRNGSGMLFPYDESGDHTYVMRGMDFPLDIVFIGDDGRINAIESAPAPGPNQDGNDIQRTGTGKYVLEVPRGWMESHGIDVGHRVTVDRS
- a CDS encoding ABC transporter ATP-binding protein, giving the protein MSFSSDDEDPFEDQREGTDNAMRRLFAEYGRKNAFSFLVGTLTSLVARMLDLLPPLLLGIAIDAVLNQNQPFGLGPVPQAWLPTTRTQQFWLIAGIIAFAFFGGAIFHYGRNWGWNSFSQNIQHQIRTDTYDKMQRLNMDFFADKQTGEMMSVLSNDVNRLEQFLNGGMNSVFRLTAMVLGIATVMFLTNWQLALIALSPIPLIGGFTYYFVKKIQPKYAAVRSSVGEMNSRLENNLGGIQVIKSTNTEGYESDRVDDVSQSYYDAQWGAIKVRIKFFPTLRVISGIGFVATFIVGGIWVFQGPPGPFTSNLSVGLFTTFILYTQRFIWPMAQFGQIINMYQRARASAERIFGLMDEPSRLAQDPDAEELAVSEGRVEYDDVNFGYDEDERTVKDVSFDVAGGETVALVGPTGAGKSTVLKLLLRMYDVDDGEIRIDGQDIGDVTLSSLRRSIGYVSQDSYLFYGTVKENIAYGSFDATDEEIVDAAKAAEAHEFIENLPDGYETMAGERGVKLSGGQRQRITIARAILKDPAILVLDEATSDVDTETEMLIQRSLDRLTEDRTTFSIAHRLSTIKDADGIVVLEDGQVKEHGTHEELLELGELYANLWAVQAGEIDELPEEFVERATQRQAQTEAGTGD
- a CDS encoding DUF5789 family protein, translating into MTDVDDTRQHGVEFGEFGDRMESFDYPIDHETLVDEHGDAEIGLPDGETRLDELLAPLQDEEQTYQDAAELETMILNLVGDDAIGRENYSDRGPSTATDGDDEQSL